GGCGCCGGTAGAACGCGCGCTTGCAGGCGTCGCTGCGCGGCCGCCCTGCGGTGATCGCGATCAGCACGAAGGCATCCGAGCGCGGTCCGCCCAGGTAATGGCGGTCGAACACAAGTTCCCCCGGATCGTGCTGGTGGATGACCTGGAAGCAATCGCCGGCGGGCACGTCGAACGCCTCGTGCATGGCCTGGTAGACGCTGGCGGAGAGGGCGCGCAGATAGTCGGGCGAAGTTCCGCGATGCAGCGAGATGCGGGCGTAGGGCATGGGATGTCTCCTGTTTGGGGAATCAGGCGGCCGGCGCTGCCGACGCGGTCGCGGCACGCAGCAGCGGCAGCGCCGCGGCGGCGCACGGCCAGCCGGCGTAGAACGCCAGATGGGTGATCGCTTCGGCCAGTTCGTCGCGGCGCAGGCCGTTGTCCAGCGCGCGGCTCAAGTGGAACGGCAACTGCTGCGGCCGGTACAGCGCGACCAGCGCCGCCACCGTGACCAGGCTGCGTTCGCGCGGCGACAGCGCGGGGCGCTGCCACAGGTCGGCGAACAGCACCTCGTCGGTCAGCTGCGCGAACTTCGGCGCGATGTCGCCGAACAGGGCCTGGCTGGAGGTAGGAAGATCGGACATGGGCGCCTCGCGCTCGGATTGACTGCGGACAGGCTAGCGGCCGAAGATGGTCCTGAAAATCGGGAAATTCAGCAGTAACAATTCGATAAAACAGGATCGACACCATGCGCCGCATCACCTTCGATCTCGATGCGCTGCGCAGCTTCGTCGCCGGCATCGAACTGGGCAGCTTCGCCAAGGCGGCGGATCGGCAAGGGCGCTCCACGTCCGCGATCAGCGCGCAGTTGAAGAAGCTGGAAGAACAGGCCGGCCAGGCGCTGCTGCGCCGCAGTGGCCGCGGGCTGGCGCTGACCGACGCCGGCGAGATCCTGCTGGGCTATGCACGGCGCCTGCTGGATCTCAACGACGAGGCCGCCGCTGCGCTGCACGGCTCCGTCCTGCAGGGCTGGGTCCGGCTCGGACTGCAGGAGGATTTCGGCGAACGCATGTTGCCCGACGTGCTGGGCCGTTTCGCCCGCGCCCACCCCAAGGTGCGCATCGAAGCGCGCATCGCGCGCCATCAGGAACTGCTGGCCCGGATCGAATCCGGCCAGTTGGACCTCGCATTGGTCTGGGACGCGGGAACGGCGTCGGCGCATCGCCAGCCGCAGGCCGCCTGGCCGATGCGCTGGATCGCGGCGGCGGATGCCCCGCCCCCGGATGCGGCCGGCTGGAACAGCGACACGCCGTTGCCGCTGGTGATGCTGGACGCGCCGTGCCTGCTGCGCACGGCCGCGACCACGGCGCTGGACCGGGCCGGCATCCCGTGGCGCATCGCCTTCACCA
This sequence is a window from Xanthomonas sp. CFBP 8443. Protein-coding genes within it:
- a CDS encoding LysR substrate-binding domain-containing protein; this encodes MRRITFDLDALRSFVAGIELGSFAKAADRQGRSTSAISAQLKKLEEQAGQALLRRSGRGLALTDAGEILLGYARRLLDLNDEAAAALHGSVLQGWVRLGLQEDFGERMLPDVLGRFARAHPKVRIEARIARHQELLARIESGQLDLALVWDAGTASAHRQPQAAWPMRWIAAADAPPPDAAGWNSDTPLPLVMLDAPCLLRTAATTALDRAGIPWRIAFTSASLGGVWAAVRAGLGLTLRTPAGLPESLTLLPPGAGGLPLMPVLGLNLHRADAEPAPAVARLAEILQQRLHEARVAHADPG
- a CDS encoding carboxymuconolactone decarboxylase family protein, which encodes MSDLPTSSQALFGDIAPKFAQLTDEVLFADLWQRPALSPRERSLVTVAALVALYRPQQLPFHLSRALDNGLRRDELAEAITHLAFYAGWPCAAAALPLLRAATASAAPAA
- a CDS encoding tautomerase family protein, producing MPYARISLHRGTSPDYLRALSASVYQAMHEAFDVPAGDCFQVIHQHDPGELVFDRHYLGGPRSDAFVLIAITAGRPRSDACKRAFYRRLVELLAIAPGIAAEDVMVNIVTTEAQDWSFGGGRAGIVAAENDA